Proteins from a genomic interval of uncultured Methanocorpusculum sp.:
- the nadX gene encoding aspartate dehydrogenase — protein MITVGLLGCGNIGHVIAKSQENFKITAVYDVVFERTEAFGREFGAVPYSDFSEFLKEPTDIVVEAASVAAATSHAESILLAGKDLVIMSVGALADISFREELIQTAREMKKKIHIPSGAIMGLDNIRVGQISSTDKFVLRTTKNPKSLSRDAEEKTCIFTGKAYDCVHQYPKNTNVAESLSIACGRVVDVELWMDPNEDRNMHEIFFEGEFGEAYIRVRNVPSPDNPATSYLAALSILSLLKNLDNPLVIGA, from the coding sequence ATGATTACCGTCGGGCTTTTAGGGTGCGGAAATATCGGTCACGTGATCGCAAAGAGTCAGGAAAACTTCAAAATTACTGCAGTATACGATGTGGTTTTTGAACGTACAGAGGCATTCGGCAGAGAGTTCGGCGCAGTCCCTTACTCGGATTTTTCCGAATTTCTGAAAGAGCCAACCGATATCGTTGTCGAGGCGGCATCCGTTGCGGCGGCTACGTCCCATGCAGAGAGCATTCTTCTTGCGGGAAAGGATCTTGTCATTATGAGTGTTGGGGCACTTGCGGATATTTCTTTCAGGGAAGAACTCATCCAGACCGCCCGCGAGATGAAGAAAAAGATCCATATCCCCTCAGGCGCCATCATGGGCCTTGACAATATCCGCGTCGGGCAGATCTCGTCGACCGATAAGTTCGTGCTCCGTACAACGAAAAATCCCAAATCCCTTTCGCGTGATGCCGAGGAGAAGACCTGCATATTTACTGGCAAAGCCTACGACTGCGTCCACCAGTATCCGAAAAACACGAACGTCGCCGAGTCCCTTTCTATCGCCTGCGGCAGAGTTGTGGACGTCGAACTTTGGATGGACCCGAACGAAGACCGGAACATGCACGAGATCTTCTTCGAGGGAGAGTTCGGCGAGGCATACATCAGGGTGAGAAACGTCCCGTCCCCGGACAACCCGGCAACGAGTTATCTTGCGGCCCTTTCGATCCTCTCGCTTTTGAAAAATCTTGACAACCCGCTGGTGATAGGCGCATGA
- a CDS encoding ROK family protein: MCGSNGNASEAGHFLVDTTWNLPCGCRGTGHWEAYASGTGIPNFFQAWREERIESEPKSTLNAGQILNIADQGSPLFGSFCDELAKINGRGLSSVIAAYNPDLIVMDGPIVRNYPSLIAGRMTEYIDHYLTIPEIRISVLEGKAPLLGASVSAFQALERRKL; encoded by the coding sequence CTGTGCGGTTCGAACGGAAATGCCTCCGAGGCCGGCCACTTTCTCGTGGACACGACCTGGAATCTCCCCTGCGGCTGCCGAGGGACCGGACACTGGGAGGCCTACGCGAGCGGGACGGGCATCCCGAACTTTTTCCAGGCTTGGAGAGAGGAACGTATCGAATCCGAGCCGAAATCCACGCTGAATGCAGGACAGATCCTCAACATCGCGGATCAGGGAAGCCCGCTGTTTGGCTCCTTCTGCGATGAACTCGCAAAAATAAACGGGCGTGGCCTCTCATCGGTGATCGCGGCCTACAATCCCGATCTGATCGTAATGGACGGACCCATCGTCAGAAACTATCCGTCGCTTATTGCCGGAAGGATGACCGAATACATCGATCACTACCTCACGATCCCGGAGATCAGAATCTCCGTTCTTGAGGGAAAAGCCCCTCTGCTCGGCGCCTCGGTCTCGGCGTTCCAAGCGCTTGAACGCAGGAAATTATGA
- a CDS encoding Nramp family divalent metal transporter — protein sequence MKDSAFTRFRKWFQNYFVFFGPGLLLAITAAGEAGVTEAIEIGAHYGPALIWVVVITLIFKYAFTNGIARYTLATNLTIFDALNRLPGPKNWGSYLIIGSYLMEMFAIGAMLVFSATFLDYLLPGIYSVILIAVFLLILTLAVIRTSSYEILEPVMAVLISILAVVVLVSLTQFPLSFNLLLDGLVPSIPSGSEMAILGVVGSGLNLMLYSVWLSQKTTIHSEDKQECNLLNESFFRKYIRSVNVDVITGFVIVGVITIGFMFLGYAGYAVSFMPHGAEITLDTLITQVLYIFGLIPYGTYLFLMFVAIIFFGAVVVGMDARARALAKVVRHLGEDGGVKLPSEYNLYQIMLLVFTGVIILAMIIADPMTVIRRIAALSAILFGIFGFIVIYLDSRLPKYAKGSRVWMAIMAIGSGLSIYIALLIESSFLQNGIPLIERMLVIVVVLFVFTKTEMFKKLVSGAATLTDKVWTVTLGGGLSIYGVFRGIDVNGLIFNFSAIGPIVAGLLGGPVVGGLAGLIGCIYRLAQGGPTAVGCSLAILAAGLIAGFAVRWWQGRITVFKAALLTVIIEWIHLLIIVPGCGLIMGTQTIDEIIAIIASTFLPITIVNTLGVALFAYFAKEYPVFATGTGKLFGGKQKNDEELIEESDADIREEK from the coding sequence ATGAAAGACTCAGCATTTACCCGCTTTCGAAAATGGTTTCAAAACTACTTCGTGTTCTTTGGGCCAGGACTTCTTCTCGCGATAACCGCAGCCGGCGAGGCGGGGGTTACCGAGGCAATTGAGATAGGAGCCCATTACGGGCCGGCTCTGATCTGGGTCGTTGTCATCACTCTCATTTTCAAATATGCATTCACCAACGGAATCGCGCGATATACGCTCGCGACGAACCTGACTATTTTCGATGCGCTGAACCGTCTGCCCGGGCCGAAAAACTGGGGTTCGTACCTGATCATCGGCTCATACCTCATGGAAATGTTTGCGATTGGAGCAATGCTCGTTTTCTCAGCGACGTTCCTCGATTATCTCCTGCCCGGAATCTACTCGGTCATTCTGATAGCCGTTTTCCTCCTTATATTAACGCTCGCGGTCATCCGGACGAGCTCATACGAGATCCTCGAACCGGTCATGGCTGTTTTGATCAGCATCCTTGCAGTTGTAGTTCTGGTCTCCCTGACCCAGTTCCCCCTCTCCTTCAACCTCCTTCTGGACGGACTGGTCCCCTCGATCCCTTCAGGATCCGAGATGGCGATTCTCGGCGTGGTCGGGTCCGGACTGAACCTCATGCTCTATTCTGTCTGGCTCTCGCAGAAAACGACGATCCACTCGGAAGACAAACAGGAATGCAATCTGTTGAACGAATCTTTTTTCAGAAAATACATCCGCAGTGTGAATGTTGACGTAATAACCGGATTTGTGATCGTCGGGGTCATCACGATCGGTTTTATGTTCCTCGGATATGCGGGATATGCCGTATCCTTCATGCCTCACGGGGCGGAGATCACGCTTGATACGCTGATCACGCAGGTCCTCTACATCTTCGGTTTGATCCCCTACGGAACCTATTTGTTCCTGATGTTTGTGGCGATCATCTTCTTTGGAGCGGTCGTCGTGGGTATGGACGCCCGGGCCCGTGCTCTGGCGAAAGTGGTCCGCCACCTTGGAGAAGACGGCGGAGTAAAACTGCCGAGCGAGTATAACCTCTATCAGATCATGCTCCTCGTATTCACCGGCGTGATCATTCTTGCCATGATCATCGCGGATCCGATGACGGTGATCCGCCGGATCGCGGCACTTTCGGCGATCCTGTTTGGTATCTTCGGATTCATCGTCATTTATCTGGACAGCAGACTGCCGAAGTATGCGAAAGGCTCCAGAGTCTGGATGGCCATCATGGCAATCGGAAGCGGGCTTTCGATCTACATCGCCCTTTTGATCGAGTCTTCGTTCCTGCAAAACGGCATCCCCTTGATCGAACGGATGCTCGTGATCGTTGTCGTGCTCTTCGTCTTTACCAAAACGGAGATGTTCAAAAAGCTCGTCAGCGGAGCTGCGACCCTCACCGATAAAGTATGGACGGTCACGTTGGGCGGAGGTCTTTCCATCTATGGTGTGTTCAGAGGAATAGATGTCAACGGCCTTATCTTCAACTTCAGCGCGATCGGACCGATCGTTGCAGGCCTTTTAGGCGGGCCGGTCGTCGGCGGACTTGCAGGCCTGATCGGGTGCATCTACCGGCTCGCTCAGGGCGGACCGACCGCCGTCGGCTGTTCGCTCGCCATTCTTGCTGCCGGCCTGATCGCAGGTTTTGCCGTCCGCTGGTGGCAGGGAAGGATCACCGTTTTCAAAGCGGCCCTTTTAACAGTCATCATCGAATGGATCCACCTCCTTATCATCGTGCCCGGGTGCGGACTCATCATGGGCACGCAGACGATTGATGAGATCATCGCGATCATTGCAAGCACGTTTTTGCCGATCACGATCGTGAACACCCTCGGAGTGGCCCTGTTTGCATATTTTGCAAAGGAATACCCTGTGTTCGCCACAGGAACCGGTAAGCTGTTCGGCGGAAAACAAAAAAACGATGAAGAACTAATTGAGGAATCCGACGCGGATATCAGGGAGGAGAAGTAA
- a CDS encoding DUF2975 domain-containing protein — translation MIPGLIALFSIVSFAYMGLFMAILIIAGRIFSGIRKTLLPFTEENARHLKTIAILIAVISVVPAFIEAIGEAIIGYSMDMFYFSIEGLVLEFVVYSLAHIFEYGLNLQEQADETL, via the coding sequence ATGATCCCGGGACTCATCGCGTTGTTCTCGATCGTATCCTTTGCGTATATGGGTCTTTTTATGGCGATCCTTATCATTGCCGGGAGGATCTTCTCCGGGATCCGCAAGACGCTCCTTCCGTTTACCGAAGAAAATGCAAGGCATCTGAAGACCATCGCGATTCTGATCGCGGTTATTTCCGTTGTTCCGGCATTCATCGAAGCGATCGGTGAGGCAATCATCGGCTATTCCATGGACATGTTCTACTTCAGCATCGAAGGTCTTGTCCTTGAATTCGTCGTGTATTCCCTTGCCCACATCTTCGAGTACGGCCTGAATCTTCAGGAACAGGCGGATGAGACCCTCTGA
- the nadA gene encoding quinolinate synthase NadA, producing the protein MNYEKEIKKLAAEKGALILAHNYQPPEIQDLADITGDSLELARKAKEAKESTLVVCGVYFIAETAKILSPEKTVLIPRPDAGCPLADQLNPSSVIAAKKAHPGSPFVVYVNSNAATKAECDITCTSANAADVVRSLKEDTILFGPDANLAAYAQRLVPEKTIIPVPQNGGCPTHHQFSVRDVEVARREYPNATIICHPECSPEVQLASDLVGSTGYMIRRCGEKKEWVILTEKGIIHPLQKKYPDTIFHGIDTAVCSNMKLITKEDLYITLRDGVVPIQVPESIADRARLAIERMIEASA; encoded by the coding sequence ATGAACTATGAAAAGGAGATCAAAAAGCTCGCCGCCGAAAAAGGCGCTTTGATCCTTGCACACAATTATCAGCCCCCGGAGATCCAGGATCTTGCCGACATCACCGGCGATTCGCTCGAACTTGCCCGCAAAGCAAAGGAAGCAAAGGAGTCGACGCTCGTTGTCTGCGGTGTCTATTTCATTGCCGAGACGGCAAAGATCCTCTCGCCGGAAAAGACCGTTCTTATCCCAAGGCCGGATGCCGGCTGTCCGCTCGCCGATCAGCTGAATCCGTCATCCGTCATTGCGGCAAAAAAAGCTCACCCCGGTTCACCGTTCGTCGTGTACGTGAACTCGAACGCGGCAACCAAAGCTGAGTGCGATATCACCTGTACGTCTGCAAACGCCGCTGATGTCGTCCGCTCCCTTAAGGAAGACACGATCCTGTTTGGTCCGGACGCAAATCTCGCGGCATATGCCCAGCGTCTCGTGCCTGAAAAAACGATCATCCCCGTCCCGCAAAACGGCGGCTGCCCGACTCACCACCAGTTTTCCGTCCGGGATGTCGAAGTGGCGAGACGCGAGTATCCGAACGCCACGATCATCTGCCACCCGGAGTGTTCGCCCGAGGTCCAGCTCGCATCCGATCTGGTCGGCTCGACCGGGTACATGATCCGCAGATGCGGCGAAAAGAAGGAGTGGGTGATTCTCACGGAGAAGGGGATCATCCATCCTCTGCAGAAAAAGTATCCGGACACCATCTTCCACGGCATCGATACGGCGGTCTGTTCGAACATGAAGCTGATCACGAAAGAGGATCTCTACATCACGCTTCGAGACGGCGTCGTTCCGATCCAGGTGCCGGAAAGCATCGCAGACCGGGCCCGCCTTGCGATCGAGAGAATGATCGAGGCATCGGCGTAG
- a CDS encoding helix-turn-helix transcriptional regulator: MPIILRLDRVMADRKMSLGELAEKVGITNANLSKIKTGKIAAIRFSTLEAICRVLDCQPGDILEYQK; the protein is encoded by the coding sequence ATGCCGATAATTCTCAGACTCGACCGCGTAATGGCGGACAGAAAAATGTCTCTCGGCGAACTTGCGGAAAAGGTCGGCATCACCAATGCCAATCTTTCCAAAATCAAAACCGGCAAGATCGCCGCGATCCGGTTTTCGACGCTCGAAGCGATCTGCCGGGTCCTCGATTGTCAGCCGGGAGATATCCTGGAATATCAAAAATGA